A genomic window from Leishmania panamensis strain MHOM/PA/94/PSC-1 chromosome 5 sequence includes:
- a CDS encoding major vault protein, putative (TriTrypDB/GeneDB-style sysID: LpmP.05.0060) yields MTDSVIRIKRYYYIHILDNNTNVTRTISGPVVYTRQEHETCLFDPRPCVSVPPRHYCVVKNPCVRNEAGEVVLESSGQVKLRLGDAEIRFEGEPFPLYPGEELDSKEEQSVRKLQVIPPNTGLHVRCVRDFKDAERLVVAGTEWMVAGPQSYIPRVEVAVVEEVKATVIYSNTALLLQANVNFTDRRGVLRVAGEKWLVRTLGAYLPSVEETVVSLIQGTMLSELKALRLSAVRSFTDVYGKARRAGEQWQVTLKDAPVHIVDAYETKVAEVAAVSLNAKEYVIIHHPVDATGHNRFGETLVRRGECTFFLQPEETMPRGVEQVLVVGKEEALLLEAVCEYHDGGRKHQPGSRWMVRGPCEYIPANEVKLLEHRRVMALDRNEGIYVMNTTTGEVRAVIGRPYMLDSNEVLWEKHLPLAIEELLESPNGSIKTCERNAGFVSRREKYRIVRFNVQHNAAVQIYDYRTKKPRIVLGPRLVMLAPHEEFTVLSLSGGTPKVPNSMQSLQLFLGPRFSSDTIVVETSDHARLRLRLSYNWYFDIDRANPSQRTFSVPDFIGDCCKTIASRVRGAVAAEDFDSFHRNSAKIIRIAVFGVDEVGEAKKNLRFNANDFVVTNIDVQSAEPTDEKTRDSLQKSVQLAIEITTKSQEAAARHGNELKNQEAKGHLERQKLIDKIEVENARTKWLELQAKSEAVQASGQSIAEAKARAEALLIEVQSEMQQAEMRAKAYRISAEAELQKLQQRQALELEYTQRQNEIDVAKARAAAEAEAEKVRRMVDAIGRDTLVAIARAGPEAQVKLLGSLGLKGYLITDGNSPVNLFGAAHGMIGELKK; encoded by the coding sequence ATGACCGATTCCGTCATTCGCATCAAGCGCTACTACTACATCCACATCTTGGACAACAATACAAACGTCACTCGCACCATTTCTGGCCCTGTCGTCTACACGCGGCAGGAGCACGAGACATGCCTCTTTGACCCACGcccgtgcgtgtctgtcCCCCCGCGTCACTACTGTGTTGTCAAGAATCCGTGCGTGAGAAATgaggcgggggaggtggTGTTGGAGTCGTCAGGGCAGGTGAAGCTCCGACTCGGCGACGCCGAGATCCGCTTTGAAGGCGAGCCTTTTCCTCTGTACCCCGGCGAAGAACTGGACAGTAAGGAGGAGCAGAGTGTGCGGAAGCTGCAGGTGATTCCACCTAACACCGGTCTCCACGTGCGGTGCGTTCGCGACTTCAAAGACGCGGAAAGGCTTGTCGTGGCTGGTACAGAGTGGATGGTGGCTGGGCCGCAATCGTACATCCCGCGCGttgaggtggcggtggtggaggaggtcaaGGCAACTGTCATTTATTCAAACACCGCCTTGCTGCTGCAAGCCAACGTCAACTTCACCGATCGACGCGGAGTGCTTCGGGTGGCGGGGGAAAAGTGGCTGGTGCGCACGTTGGGTGCGTATCTCCCCTCCGTCGAGGAGACGGTTGTATCCTTGATACAGGGTACCATGCTCAGCGAGCTGAAGGCACTCCGCCTGAGCGCAGTGCGCAGCTTCACCGACGTGTACGGGAAGGCGCGACGGGCCGGGGAGCAGTGGCAGGTGACATTGAAGGATGCACCAGTGCATATCGTTGATGCCTACGAAACTAAGGTGGCGGAAGTCGCCGCTGTCTCACTCAACGCGAAGGAGTACGTGATAATTCACCATCCAGTCGACGCCACCGGGCACAACCGCTTCGGCGAGACGCTTGTGCGTCGTGGCGAGTGCACCTTTTTCCTGCAGCCTGAGGAAACGATGCCGCGCGGCGTCGAGCAGGTGCTCGTTGTcggaaaggaagaggcgttgctgctggaAGCGGTGTGTGAGTACCATGACGGAGGTAGGAAGCATCAACCAGGCAGCCGATGGATGGTGCGCGGCCCTTGCGAGTACATCCCTGCCAACGAagtgaagctgctggagcaccgCCGTGTGATGGCGCTTGACAGGAACGAGGGTATTTACGTAATGAATACGACAACGGGCGAGGTGCGTGCCGTCATTGGGAGGCCTTACATGCTGGATAGCAACGAGGTGCTGTGGGAGAAGCACCTGCCGCTCGCTATCGAGGAGCTCCTCGAGTCTCCAAATGGTAGCATAAAAACGTGCGAGCGCAACGCCGGCTTTGTCAGCCGCCGCGAAAAGTACCGTATTGTCCGCTTCAACGTGCAACACAACGCTGCAGTGCAGATCTACGACTACCGCACGAAGAAGCCTCGCATTGTGCTGGGCCCGAGGCTTGTGATGCTGGCCCCACATGAGGAGTTCACCGTACTGTCACTCAGCGGTGGCACGCCGAAGGTGCCGAACTCGATGCAGTCGCTTCAGCTCTTTCTCGGGCCACGCTTCTCCAGCGACACCATCGTCGTGGAAACGTCGGACCACGCTCGCCTACGCCTCCGGCTCTCGTACAACTGGTACTTTGACATCGACCGCGCCAACCCTAGTCAGAGGACGTTCTCGGTGCCAGACTTCATCGGCGATTGCTGCAAGACCATCGCCAGCCGAGTGCGTggtgccgtcgccgcagAGGACTTCGACTCTTTCCACAGAAACTCTGCCAAAATCATCCGCATTGCTGTCTTTGGCGTCGACGAGGTTGgcgaggcgaagaagaaTCTGCGCTTCAATGCAAATGACTTTGTCGTGACGAACATTGACGTGCAGTCGGCAGAACCAACGGACGAGAAGACGCGCGACAGCTTGCAGAAATCTGTGCAGCTTGCGATTGAAATTACCACCAAGTCGCAAGAGGCGGCTGCACGTCACGGCAACGAGCTGAAGAACCAGGAGGCCAAAGGGCATCTGGAGCGCCAAAAACTCATCGACAAGATAGAAGTGGAGAACGCGAGGACAAAGTGGCTGGAGCTGCAGGCAAAGAGCGAGGCAGTGCAGGCGAGCGGGCAGTCCATCGCAGAGGCAAAGGCGCGCGCCGAAGCGCTGCTAATTGAGGTGCAGTCTGAGATGCAGCAGGCGGAGATGCGAGCCAAAGCGTACCGCATCTCCGCagaggcagagctgcagaagctgcagcagcgacaagcaCTGGAGCTAGAGTACACCCAACGGCAGAATGAGATAGACGTCGCCAAGGCACGAGCGGCagccgaggcggaggcggagaaggtgaGACGCATGGTCGACGCCATTGGTCGTGACACACTGGTTGCCATCGCCCGCGCAGGTCCCGAGGCACAGGTGAAGCTGCTGGGTAGCCTCGGCCTAAAGGGCTACCTTATCACTGACGGAAACAGTCCAGTGAATTTGtttggcgcagcgcacggaATGATTGGCGAGCTAAAGAAGTAA
- a CDS encoding dynein light chain, putative (TriTrypDB/GeneDB-style sysID: LpmP.05.0070): protein MVLKYSEMSYNADMPKDMIQEAQDVIIKAFETEFLENAVATHIKREFVKKYKGVWHCVVGKNFGSFVTHEMKGYIYITWGPISILLWKTVS from the coding sequence ATGGTGCTAAAGTATTCGGAGATGTCCTACAATGCGGACATGCCTAAGGATATGATCCAAGAGGCGCAAGATGTCATCATCAAGGCATTCGAGACGGAATTCCTCGAGAACGCTGTTGCGACCCACATCAAGCGCGAATTTGTGAAGAAGTACAAAGGCGTGTGGCACTGCGTCGTAGGGAAGAACTTTGGCTCCTTTGTCACGCATGAAATGAAGGGCTACATTTACATAACGTGGGGGCCGATCTCCATCCTGCTGTGGAAAACGGTGAGCTAA
- a CDS encoding NUDIX hydrolase dihydroneopterin triphosphate pyrophosphohydrolase/hydrolase, putative (TriTrypDB/GeneDB-style sysID: LpmP.05.0090), giving the protein MYRPNVCVFIFNEKVEFLGCQRMKTNHFQCVQGGIEACDMDITLAALREVEEEIGLKPSDVTFVQEIPPPNGDPMSFAYTLAPNANLRRFGYVGQKQRILLFFTASENIAKMVLIPPPELHALQEFRKVEWMPIEQLIGKALPEKVHIFKAVGEVAPGIARAFLEKNLLGEPKEAAKC; this is encoded by the coding sequence ATGTATCGCCCCAACGTCTGTGTTTTCATCTTCAATGAGAAGGTGGAGTTTCTCGGATGCCAGCGTATGAAGACGAACCACTTCCAGTGTGTGCAGGGTGGCATTGAGGCCTGCGATATGGACATCACACTGGCTGCGCTGAgagaagtggaggaggagatcggGCTCAAGCCGTCGGACGTGACTTTTGTTCAGGAGATCCCGCCGCCGAACGGGGATCCGATGAGCTTTGCGTACACCCTCGCCCCCAACGCCAACCTCCGCCGCTTTGGCTACGTCGGCCAAAAGCAGCGTATTCTCCTGTTCTTCACGGCGTCTGAAAACATAGCGAAAATGGTGCTTATTCCTCCTCCGGAGTTACACGCCTTACAGGAATTCCGGAAGGTGGAGTGGATGCCGATCGAGCAGCTTATCGGCAAGGCGTTACCGGAGAAGGTGCATATTTTCAAAGCCGTTGGGGAGGTGGCGCCAGGAATCGCTCGCGCCTTCTTGGAAAAAAACCTTCTCGGTGAACCTAAGGAGGCGGCCAAGTGCTAG
- a CDS encoding phosphoprotein phosphatase, putative (TriTrypDB/GeneDB-style sysID: LpmP.05.0100) produces MDPPSVPPSPQQAPIETPGGHHHAVALRTESSISLETIQGVTINREKLSEWHHKIRAKLFPMVSGFFVRCRVEDSVDGRALYKVGRIKNLKPDWSVELDLLTTDEIRAGRNNTNYDCISNAKLSATECSSWLSRVSPDLLSDITSTIYRMEERMHMLESVILAEPAFHSRRREDRRRDEQAISSAPQLPDKYVFSQNVLLCEDDYVSLPQTVTIVDLFQNAVGPKGVAEPDTPRAGCAPNTRSRAGDEAVASHSTMMQLQDMRNYMNSPTQPPVDPTRLIDMIRRAANPSHNSFTYDNLPEFCKLVISVCGMCREVVAKEPLFVHLKSPITVFGDIHGNFADMGYFLEKVIAFDDVMLKYTMQNLLFLGDYVDRGVFSLECVMYLFALKVINPSKVTLLRGNHESPEVNGDMDVYGYSSFKYQCLDKFGRDRGMDVWVAVNEVFQYLPVIADIDKKIFCVHGGLPQYSGGEDKRLEILSDPNFPRIPVVQCADPTNVAQRMMVNDLLWSDPAPPDQQLDRYGFGPNPRGPDIKTFGSRAVDMFCERYNYQYIFRAHQEKADGLRLSDNARVVTIFSTSDYAGHQNGAGCIFVANGKMRMAIKKPQRQEVQRDTKGPVSPRTLSKSAPGFVVRMKKPQ; encoded by the coding sequence ATGGACCCTCCTAGTGTCCCCCCGTCCCCGCAGCAGGCGCCGATCGAGACGCCTGGCGGTCACCACCACGCCGTTGCGCTGCGCACAGAGTCCTCTATCTCGCTGGAGACCATTCAGGGTGTCACGATCAACCGTGAGAAGCTCTCTGAGTGGCACCACAAAATTCGCGCCAAGCTTTTCCCGATGGTGTCCGGCTTCTTTGTCCGCTGCCGCGTGGAGGACTCGGTGGATGGACGGGCACTGTACAAAGTGGGCCGCATCAAGAACCTGAAACCAGACTGGTCGGTCGAGCTGGATCTCCTCACTACTGATGAAATCCGCGCTGGCCGGAACAACACCAACTATGACTGCATCAGCAATGCTAAGCTGTCGGCTACGGAGTGCAGCTCGTGGCTCTCTCGCGTGTCGCCGGACTTGCTGTCGGATATTACCTCCACCATTTACCGCATGGAGGAGCGCATGCACATGCTGGAGTCCGTCATATTAGCCGAACCGGCCTTCCACAGTCGCCGCCGTGAGGATCGCCGCCGTGATGAACAAGCCATCTCTAGCGCCCCGCAGCTGCCGGACAAGTACGTCTTTTCCCAGAATGTGCTTCTGTGTGAAGATGACTACGTCAGTCTGCCGCAGACGGTCACCATTGTGGACCTCTTCCAGAACGCGGTGGGTCCGAAGGGTGTAGCCGAGCCGGACACACCACGCGCCGGTTGCGCACCGAACACGCGCTCCCGCGCCGGTgacgaggcggtggcgagcCACAGCACCatgatgcagctgcaggatATGCGTAACTACATGAACTCGCCGACACAGCCACCAGTTGACCCGACACGGCTAATCGACATGATCCGTCGCGCCGCCAACCCGTCGCACAACAGTTTTACCTACGACAACCTGCCGGAGTTCTGCAAGCTGGTTATCTCCGTGTGCGGCATGTGCcgcgaggtggtggcgaaGGAGCCGCTGTTTGTGCACCTCAAGTCGCCCATTACGGTCTTTGGTGACATCCATGGAAATTTTGCAGACATGGGCTACTTCCTGGAAAAGGTGATCGCCTTTGACGACGTGATGCTCAAGTACACTATGCAGAACCTTCTATTCCTTGGCGACTACGTCGACCGTGGCGTCTTTTCCCTGGAGTGCGTCATGTACCTCTTCGCCTTGAAAGTGATCAATCCCTCCAAGGTGACGCTGCTTCGCGGCAACCACGAGTCACCCGAGGTGAACGGGGACATGGATGTATACGGGTACAGCTCTTTCAAGTACCAATGCCTCGACAAGTTCGGCCGTGACCGCGGCATGGACGTCTGGGTGGCAGTCAACGAAGTGTTCCAGTACCTGCCAGTGATCGCCGACATTGACAAGAAGATCTTCTGCGTCCACGGTGGTCTGCCTCAGTACTCGGGCGGCGAAGACAAACGCCTCGAGATTCTGTCCGACCCGAACTTCCCGCGCATTCCGGTGgtgcagtgcgccgaccccaccaatgtggcgcagcgcatgaTGGTGAACGACCTGCTCTGGTCTGACCCTGCGCCGCCGGACCAGCAGCTGGATCGCTACGGCTTCGGCCCCAACCCCCGCGGTCCAGATATCAAGACCTTCGGCTCCCGTGCAGTGGACATGTTCTGTGAGCGGTACAACTACCAGTACATCTTCCGTGCACATCAGGAAAAGGCGGATGGGCTACGGCTGTCCGACAATGCTCGCGTTGTGACtatcttctccacctctgaCTACGCCGGGCACCAGAACGGTGCGGGCTGCATTTTCGTGGCGAATGGAAAGATGCGCATGGCCATCaagaagccgcagcggcaggaggtgcagagagacacaaagGGCCCGGTGTCACCGCGCACGCTGTCCAAGAGCGCGCCTGGCTTTGTCGTACGCATGAAGAAGCCGCAGTGA
- a CDS encoding hypothetical protein (TriTrypDB/GeneDB-style sysID: LpmP.05.0110), producing MQTCRLLCLQFLLNTPFDHQPITVPAVPTARFIIEGITPPKSELSRVDEVGLLLKHLPTACDEAKQLQHDAQYASRYYRARFNRGSQLQLKHATHVAAASSAAEVQQWARSRLHPISDPFQCQ from the coding sequence ATGCAGACGTGTCGGCTGCTGTGCCTACAGTTCCTGCTCAATACCCCGTTCGACCACCAGCCCATCACTGTCCCTGCCGTCCCCACGGCACGATTCATAATTGAAGGCATCACCCCACCTAAGTCAGAGCTTAGCCGGGTAGATGAAGTAGGATTACTGCTGAAGCACCTCCCCACCGCCTGTGATGAGGCGAAGCAGCTTCAACATGATGCTCAGTACGCTAGCCGCTACTACCGTGCCCGCTTCAATCGTGGCTCTCAGCTGCAACTCAAGCACGCGACGcatgttgctgctgcgtctaGCGCcgcagaggtgcagcagtgggCACGTAGCCGTCTGCATCCAATCAGCGATCCCTTTCAGTGCCAGTAG
- a CDS encoding hypothetical protein (TriTrypDB/GeneDB-style sysID: LpmP.05.0080) encodes MAGKFRGDVGKLSKTKKSKAAKRAKGKKVVSLVKRSPKLAQATLQSRIAELTSRDSAARASISGSKTGKAAIPLSAAKVQVGKAALEVVGKRKRERVVPEKDAPVQRSTAEAVGLKILHQAVKSQSHGRLLPHQNRHDYEYRLRSVATMGVVQLFNSLAQSRKASTALEAEEMRLTSDKVMGKKQVVSKEVFLAALRQPQQY; translated from the coding sequence ATGGCAGGCAAGTTCCGCGGTGATGTCGGAAAGCTTTCAAAGACGAAAAAAAGCAAAGCCGCCAAACGAGCCAAGGGCAAGAAGGTCGTCTCTCTCGTCAAGCGCAGCCCCAAGTTAGCGCAGGCCACTCTGCAGAGTCGAATTGCTGAGCTCACCAGTCgcgacagcgccgcacgcgctAGCATTAGTGGCTCAAAGACAGGCAAGGCAGcgatccctctctctgcagcgaAGGTCCAGGTCGGCAAAGCTGCACTAGAGGTAGTAGGGAAGCGAAAGCGTGAGCGTGTGGTGCCAGAGAAGGATGCACCGGTGCAACGAAGCACGGCAGAGGCAGTCGGTCTGAAGATCTTGCACCAGGCCGTCAAGAGTCAGAGCCACGGTCGGTTGTTGCCTCATCAGAATCGCCACGACTACGAGTATCGCCTCCGCTCTGTTGCCACCATGGGTGTGGTGCAGCTGTTCAACTCACTCGCGCAGTCCCGCAAGGCGAGCACCGCTCTAGAGGCCGAGGAGATGAGGTTGACGTCTGACAAGGTGATGGGGAAGAAACAAGTGGTGTCGAAGGAGGTTTTCTTGGCGGCGTTACGCCAACCGCAGCAGTACTGA